The following is a genomic window from Citrifermentans bemidjiense Bem.
CCAGCTTGGTGAAGAGAAGCTTCGTAATCGGCAGCGTCCCGAAGGTCGCTATGATCTCGTCGATCTCGCGGGTCCTGGTGGTGGCGGAGAGGCAGAGGTAGACGTCGATGCCGTTATGCGCCTCCAGGTAACCTTTCAGCTCGTCCAGCCGCTCGGTATCCTTGGGGCTCCTGCCGGCGGTGTCGATCATGATCAGGTCCTTGTCCGAGTGCCTGGCAAGCGCCTTGCCGAGCTCCTGCGAGTTGCCGGCCACCTCCAGCGGCAGGTCCATGATCTTCGCGTAGGTCTTGAGCTGCTCCACCGCACCCACCCTGAAGTTGTCCATGGTCACCATGGCGACCGAGACCCGGCGGTTCAAGGCGTAGAGGGCGGCGATCTTGGCGATGGTCGTGGTCTTCCCCACCCCCGTCGGGCCCACTACCGCGACGATGCGCGGGCCGGTCTTCTTGATGCGCAGAGATCCGGAGCACTTGATCATCCCGGCCAAAGCCTCGGCCATGAGATTTCTCAGTTCGCCGATGCCGGCACCGCCGCGGGCGGCGGGCCTGATCGCCTCCATGAGGAGTTCGATCGCCTCGGGGCCTACATCCTCCCCCTGCAGCTCGGCGGCAAGCGCGTCGAGCAGGAGCTCACCCTGGCTGGCACGCACGCTCTGCTTCGCCTCCCGGACCTCCTCTACCAGTGTGGTCTCTTTTACCGGCGGCAGGGACGGGACGCTCAGCACCTCGAGCTGCTGCTGCAGTTGGGCCGCCATGCTCTTCGTTTGGGTGGTTTCAGAAGCGGCGCCGCCACCGGCTAAGGGGAAGCTGACCAGCCTGGGCTCTTTTTCCTTACCCGAGACGGCGCTGTACAGGAGCTTCTTGATCTCCTCGAGCTCCTCCTTGGCGAAGGTCCTGGGGGCCGGGGCTTCGGCGCCCTGCTCGGTTGCCGGCTGCATCGGCTGCAACGGCTCTCGCGGCGCCGCGGCCTCTTTTTTCGAAAGCGCTTCGAGACGCTGCTTCAGCTCGCGCACCTCCCGAGCCAGCGGTCCCAGCATGGAGTTCTGGAACTCCTCGCGGGTGGAGAGTTCGCGCTCGGGCGGCGCCGGGGGAGCCTCCTCGCGGTAGGGGTTGTGACGCGGCTGGGGCTGTCTCGGCTCCAGCGCCGCGGTCACCTCGTAGTACGGCTTGGAGAAAAAGCCAAGGAACCCCTTTTTCCGCTCTTTCTTCGAAGAGAGGATCATGGCGTCCAGCCCCATCTCGGCCTTCACCATCCGTAAAGCCTCCGACATCTCGCCTGCCTGAAAGGTTTTAACTAGCATTGAGCACCACCACGCCTAAAGATTGGATTTTTATATTCGGCGGGATCTCGTTGTGCGAGATGACCGCCAGGTTGGGCATGTAACGTTCGGTAAGCTTCTTCACGTGGCGCCGTATGCTGGGGGACGCCATCAGGACCGGCAGGACGCCGGTGGCGTCGAACTGCTCGGCGTTTCTCCGGATGGCGGCCAGGATGCGCTGCGCCACCCCCGGCTCGATGGCCAGGTAGCTCCCCTGCTCCGAAAGCTGCACCGCGTCGGCTATGGTCTCCTCCACCTCGCGGTCCATGGTGAGGACGCAGAGCGTGTCGTCCTCCCGCTTGTACTGCTCCACTATGTAGCGTCCCAGGCTCTGGCGCACGAACTCGGTGAGCATGTCCGGGTCCTTGGTCACGCCGCCGAAGTCGGCCAGCGTCTCCAGGATGGAGCGCAGGTCCCTGATGGAGACGTTTTCCTTCAAAAGGTTCTTGACCACGCGCAGCACCGTTCCCAGGGAGAGGAGCGACGGCACCAGTTCCTCCACCACCTTCGGGAGCGTGGCGGCGATGCTGTCCAGAAGCTGCTGCAGCTCCTGGCGCCCCACCAGTTCGTGGGCGTGCTTCTTGATGGTCTCGCTGATGTGGGTGGCGAGGATGGTGGTGTTGTCCACGACCGTGTAGCCGGAGACCTGCGCCCTCTCCCGCTCTTTCCCCTTGATCCACACGGCGGGAAGCCCGAATACCGGCTCGGTGGTCTTGATCCCCTCGAGCTGGCCGGTAGCGCCGCCGGAGTCCATGGCGAGGTACTGGCCGGCGAGCTCCCCCCCTCCCACCTTGGCGCCGTTGATCAGGAGGTTGTACTCGTACGGCTTCAGCTGCAGGTTGTCGTGGATATGGATGGGGGGAACGATGAACCCCATGCGGTCCGCCACCTGCTTCCTGATGGAGCGGATCCGGTCCAAAAGCTCCCCCTGCTGGCTTGCGTCCACCATGGGGACCAGGCCGTAGCCTACCTCCAGTTCCAGCATGTCCAAAGGCCTGATGGAGCTGATCTGGTCCAGATCCTCCGCCCCCGCCTGGGTCTCTACGACATCCTCGATCTCCGCCTTCTTCTCCACCGCCATCTTGCTCACCAGGTAGGCGACGCCGGAGAGGAGGAAGAAGGCGAAATGCGGCAGCCCCGGGATCAGGGCGAAGACGAAAAGAACACCGGAGGCCACCTGGAACGCCTTCGGGTAGTTGAGGAGCTGTCCTGCGATCTCGTGGCCGAAGTTGTTCTCGTCGGCCGAGCGGGTAACGATGACGCCGGCCGCGGTGGAGATGATCAGCGCCGGGACCTGGGCCACGAGCCCCTCGCCGATGGTGAGGAGCGTGTAGTTGGTGAGCGCCTGGTCCAGCGCCATCCCCTTTTGCCAGACGCCGATGATGAAGCCGCCGATGATGTTGACGAGGACGATCATGATGCCGGCGACGGCGTCCCCGCGCACGAACTTGCTGGCACCGTCCATGGAGCCGTAGAAGTCCGCCTCGCGCGCGATCTTCTTGCGCCGCTCCTTCGCCTCCTTGTCGGTCAGAAGGCCGTTGGAGAGGTCGGCGTCGATGGCCATCTGCTTGCCGGGCATGGCGTCCAGGGTGAACCTGGCGGCGACCTCGGCGACGCGCCCGGCGCCCTTGGTGATGACCACGAAGTTGATGATGACGAGGATCAGGAAGATGACGGCGCCGACCACGTAGTTGCCGCCGACCACGAACTGCCCGAAGGCCTTGATGACGCCGCCCGCCGCCTCGACCCCTTCGCTGCCGTGCAAAAGGATGAGCCGGGTGGAGGCGATGTTCAGGGCCAACCGGAAGAGCGTGGTGACCAGCAGGATGGACGGAAACACAGAGAAGTCGAGCGGTTGGATCGTGTAGAGGCAGACCAGCAGGATGACGAGAGCGATGGTGATGTTGGCCGCGAGGAAGACGTCCAGCATGAATGCCGGTACCGGGATGATCATCAGGGACAGTATCCCGATCAGGGCCACCGCCATGTAGATATCCGAATTTTTCTTGGGTCCTGGTAGCGCCAGGGCGTCGGTCGCGCCGTTTGCCATTCGTTGCATCCTTTGCCTGTTTAATGGAGGGGTACCTCCGGGCAAGGGACACTGTGCAACCGGTATGCCATAGGCGGGAAATGCGGTGATAAGAGTGCGGAATTGGAAAATCCCTAGTAAATACGGCACTTGAAGGCCCGAGGCCGCCTTTTTCCTTGATGCGGTCCGCCATGTACCGCCGTCATTTTTGGCTACGGGCGGCAGTCAACTTTTTGACCGGAGTTTTTTGCGAGGGGGCGCGAGGTTAGACGTGGCGGGCGGCCAGAGAGTGCTGCGGGTCGGTCTTGTCCGAGACCTTTTCCTGGATGTAGCGGGCCAGCCCGTCCAGGTCGGCGAAGACGAACGCGTGGTTCATCCCCAAGAGCTTCAGCTCCTGGGCGAGGAAGGTGCGGTTTTGGAAGGGGATCCGGTACTTGCGGATGTGCTCCTTTTCCGAGAGCTGCAGCTCCAGCGATTTCCAGGGATCCTTCAACACGGAGAAGACACCGCTTTGGGCCTTGATGCGGGAGGCGATGACCGGGGCCGAGAAGAAGCAGGTTCCGGCCTCGAAAGGGCTCGTCTTCTCGTCTATCTCGGAGAGGCCGTACATGGTGTGGGCAATGTAGAAGGCGGCGCCGCCGCAATATTCCGGGTGGGAGAGCTGGTCCTTCTTTAGGTCGAGGTCGGCGTAGGGGTCGGCGACGGCGAAGTACAGGGCGATGAGGGGGTTCACCGACCAGTCGAGGAGCCTGGTGGGGAGGCCGTGGTGCTGGGCTAAGGCCAGCCATTCCCATTCCGTCGCCGGCTGCACCTCCACCATGTGCCGTCCCGATTTCTTGAATTCCTGCAGCGCCTCGTACTCCCCATAGATGTCCGCGGGCATGCGCCGGTCGGTCTTGCCGCCGCGGGCCGGGGGCTCCTTGGTGAGGCGCCCTATCTTCGGGATGAGGGAATAGAAGTCCCGGCTTTCCCCCCTGAAGAAGTTCCAGGAGCCGGGGTTGGTCTTTTTGATCAGCCTGCGGAACTCCTCGAAGGATCTGATTTCGCCCGAAATTTCCATGGCTCCCCTGGTGGCAAAGGTAAAGTCGACCGCAAACACAGGGAAGAGTTAAGCATATTTAACCGGAAAGGGCTAGGGGCTGAAGGCAGGGGCAGGGGACTAGGGGCAGGGGAACCAAAATAATAAAAGGAAGCAGTCCCCCCTCCCCCTGCGGGAGGGGGTCAAGGGGTGGGGGTAGGTGCCACGTCCGATGTTATGGCCAATTCACCCACCCCCCTGCCCCCTCCCGTCAAGGGAGGGGGAGAACAAAGGCGGGAGGTTTTCGCTTAATCTGCCCCCCTGCCGGGTCCCCCTTCTCTTCAGCTCGTTGTCGATGCAGTTAAGCACCTCGAACTTGGCCAGGGACCAGAGGGGGGCAATCAGGTCGCGCCGGTTCCCGTCGCCGGTCAGCCGCTGCACCACGATGCGCGGATCGAGCCGCTCCAGAAAATCGCAGACGAGCCCCACGTAGCTGTCCCGATCCAAAATCGTGACCTCCCCACCCTCGTACTGCTCGGCCAGGCGGGTGCCGCGCATGACGTGCAGCAGGTGGACCTTGACGCCGTCCACCCCTTGCCGGTTCAGGTACTCGGCGCAGGAGAGCATCTCCTCCCGGCTCTCCCCCGGCAGCCCCAGGATGACGTGGGCGCAGACCCGGATGCCGCGCTCCCGGCACCCCTTGAGCGCGCTCTCGAAGGAGGCGCGGTCGTGCCCGCGCCCTATGGCGGCGAGGGTGCGGTCCAGGTGGGACTGCAGCCCCAGCTCCAACCAGAAGTAGGTGCGCCGGGCGTAAGAGGCGAGGAGGTCGAGGGTAGCTTCGGGGAGGCAGTCGGGGCGGGTGCCGACGATGAGACCGACCACGTCCGGGACGCTCAAAGCCTCGTCGTAAAGCGCCTTCAGCCGCTCGACCGGTGCGTAGGTGTTCGAGTAGGACTGGAAGTAGGCGATGAAGCGGGCCGCCTTGTACTTGCGGACCATCACCTCCTTGGCGTGTTCGAGCTGCTGGGCGACGCCGGCCTCCTGCAGGATGCCGTAGGAACCAGACCCCTTGCCGCCGCAGAAGATGCACCCCTGCGTCCCGACCTTCCCGTCGCGGTTGGGGCAGGTGAACCCGGCGTCGACCGACAGCCTCTGCACCTTGCAGCCGAATACCCTTTTCAGCTCATCGGAAAATGCGTTGTAGCGCGACATGAAATCTCCTCGGTGTCTCTTCTAACATATCTGCAGGGGATTGGGAAAGGGAGAGCTTCCCTCCCCCCTTTTCGGTTGCCTCCCCAGGGCAAAGCCTGTATCTTCGACCGGTCATGCAAAAGTCTTTCTCCGATCAGGCCATCCAGCAGCTCCGCAGCGCAATCGACGAGGCAAACGGCAACGAAGTCTTCTTCCTTGGGCGGACCGACGAGGCGCGCATCGTCGTTGAGGTCGAGCCCCTGGCGCGCGGCAACCGCGACGCGGTACCCGCCATCATGATCGCCTGCTCCTTCGGCGACGTGGTGATCCACAACCACCCATCAGGCAACCTCACCCCCTCCCAGCCCGACATCGAGATCGCGTCGCTCTTGGGAAACCAGGGGGTGGGCTTTTACATCGTCAACAACCAGGCCGACCGCTGCAATCAGGTCGTCGCCCCCTTCTCCCGCAAGGTGGTGGAATCGCTCTCCTACCCGGAGATCGAGCGGTTCTACGCGCCGGACGGGGTGCTGTCGCAGGCGCTCCCCGGCTACGAGCACCGCCCCGAGCAGACCCGGATGGCGCTAAACCTCTCCGAGGCGTTCAACGACGAGAAGGTCGCCGTGGTCGAGGCGGGGACCGGGACGGGAAAGTCGCTCGCCTATCTCCTTCCGGCGGCGCTTTGGTCGGTGCGCAACAAGGAACGGGTGGTGGTATCCACCAACACCATCAACCTCCAGGAGCAGCTGATCCAGAAGGACATCCCCTTCCTGCAGCAGCACGCCCAGATCAAGTTCCGCGCCGTCCTGGTGAAAGGACGCGGCAACTACCTCTGCCTCAGAAAACTCCACGTGAACGCCGCCGACGCCTCGCTTTTCAAGGACGAGACCGCGCGCGAGCTCGACGCCATCGTCTCCTGGAGCAAGAAGACCGACGACGGCTGCCGCTCGGACCTGGCCTTCATACCGAAGGATGAGGTCTGGGAGGAGCTTTGCTGCGAGTCGGATCAGTGCGGCCGGGTGAGGTGCCCCGATTACGCCCGCTGCTTCTTCTACAAGGCCAGGCGTGAGGCTGCCGGCGCCGACCTCCTGGTGGTGAACCACGCCCTGCTTTTGGCCGACCTTTCCGTGCGTCAGGAAACAGGCTACGACGCAACCGCCATCCTCCCCCCGTTCCATCGGCTCATCTTCGACGAGGGGCACCACCTTGAGGATGTTGCCACCAACTTCCTCTCCAGCCAGGTCTCGCGCCTGGGGCTCGTCAAGCTCCTGGGGAAACTGCAACACCCCAAAAAGGCGCACCGCGGCATCCTGCCGCAGCTCTCTTCCCTCCTTTCGTCCGCCGTCCCGGATGACCAGGACGACATCTACCTGGAGATCGCCGAGGTCCTCGAGGACCGGCTGATCCCGAGGAGGGTGTCCGTACTCGACGCGGTGACCCGGGGGATGGATGTAATCGGCGAGTCCCTGTTCCAAAAACTCAAGAAGGAGGCGGGCGAACAAAAGCTGCGGGTAACCCCCGCCTTGTACGGGACGCCGCTTTGGCAGGAGGTGACCGAACAGGTCGAGATCATGTGCCAGGCGCTCTCCGAGTACGCGCTCGCCATGCAGACCTTCCTGAAGCAATGCGAGAAGCTCTCCGACAAGGTGCTGGAGAAGCTCGCCGGGCCGCTCACCGACCTTCGGGGGGTGAAGGGGCGGGTGGAATGCGCGGTCGACGCGCTCCGCTTCTTTACCGCGCGCGAAGAGGAGCACTGCCGCTGGTTCGAGCTGAGGAAAGGCCCCCTGGTAAAGCTCTGCTGCTCGCCGCTGGAAGTGGCCGAATCGATCAAGAAAGCGATCCTGGACCGCTTCAAGACCGTGGTGCTCACCTCGGCCACGCTCGCGGTGGGGGAAAAGTTCGACTTCTTGAAGCGCAGGACGGGGATCGAGCTCCTTCCCAAGGAGCGCGTCAGCACGCTGCTTCTCCCCTCACCCTTCGACTACGCCCGGCAGGCGCTGGTCGGCGCCCCCTCGGACATGCCCGAGCCGACCTCGCCCCTTTTCGAGGGAAGGCTTTGCGAGCTCCTTTTGAAGGCGCTCAAGATCTCGCAGGGGCGCGCCTTCGTTCTTTTCACCTCGTACGATCTGTTGATCCGGGTCTTCAACCGCCTGGCGAAGCCACTCAAGGCCGCGGGGCTCACCCCGATGCGCCAGGGAGAGACCAACCGCCACATGCTTCTGTCCAACTACCGCAGCGCGGTCAACCCGGTCCTTTTCGGCACCGATTCCTTCTGGGAAGGGGTGGACGTGCAGGGGCGTGGGCTGGAGCTGGTGGTCATCACCCGGCTTCCCTTCCGGGTTCCGACCGAGCCGATCCTGGAGGCGAGGAGCGAGCACATCGCGGCGCTGGGGGGAGATCCCTTCATGAGCTACACGGTCCCCCAGGCGGTGATCAAGTTCAAGCAGGGGTTCGGGAGGCTGATCAGGAGCAAAGAGGACCGGGGTGCCGTGCTGATACTCGACTCGCGGGTCTTGACCAAGAACTACGGGAAGATCTTCCTGACTGCACTGCACGGTGTCGAGGTGGTGCGGGGGGAAGAGGCGATGCTCTGCGAGAAGCTGAAAGGGTTCTTCGGAAAACCTTAGAAAGGCGGAACACAGAGGTCTCGAAGGTCCACGGAGGTCACAGAGGTTTTTCGTGGAAAAGCAAAGGCACTCACCACAGAGGTACACAGAGGAATCACAGAGGAAGGCAAAAAACTAAAGCCTTTGGTTTACCCCAAAAAAGCTTTGTGATTTTCCTGCCTTTGGTTTTCCTCTGTGATCCTCTGTGGTGAAAGCCTTTTGGTTTTGCTTCTTGGTTCATGGTTGTACCCCGCGGGCGACGGTTACGGCGGCTACCGCCGAGACTTCCGCCCGCAAGAGTGCGTCGACGCAGGCCCGCATGGTGCTCCCGGTGGTGAGGACGTCATCCACCAGCAAGACCCGCTTTCCTTCCAGACGCCGTGCCTCCCGCACCACAAAAGCCCCTTTCACGTTCACCACCCTCTTCGTCGCGTCAAGGGTCGTCTGCGGCTCGGTCCAGCGCAGTCGCCGCAGGTTCCCCACCTCTACCGGCAGCTTCAGTTTCTTCGCCAACACCTGCGCTATCAGCTGGGACTGGTTGTAACCCCGCTGCCTCAACCTCTTTTTGTGCAGCGGCACGGGGACGATCAGGTCCGGCGCCGCCTCGGCGCAGAAATCCGTCAAAGCCGATGCGGCGAGAAGCCCTAAAGGAAGCGCCAGCTGCACGCGACCGCCGTACTTGAACCGGTGGATCAGCTGCTGTACCGCCCCTTCAAGAATGAGCGCGGAGCGGCAGGTGTGGAAAGGGGGATGGAGCAGGCAGGCGCCGCAGGTGTGGTTTGAGCCCTTATCGGTGGCGAAGGGAGCGCCGCATATGGTGCAGAGCGGGGTTGTCAGGAAAGTGACTTTGTCGAGGCAGTCGGCGCAGATGAAGAGTTCGCCGGCCTCGGGGATGAACGCCCGGCAGACGTGGCAAAGTGGAGGAAAAAAGAGATCCAGCAGCGGGCGAAAGAACATGCTTCCTCCCTTAAGGCTGAGAAAAGACAGGAGAAACAAAACCGTTGGCCACTGAGAAAATCTGAGAACTTCTGTGAAACCTGCAGGTTTTGATTCTCTCCCTGGCTTCTCTCAGATGTCCTCAGATTTTCTCCTTGCTAATGGTTTAGGTTTTACAGCCCCATGTCCTCGTTCACCACGAGCACCCGGATGTCGGTGTTGCGCGGCTTCTTCTCGATGATGGTGGTCACCCGGCAGATCCGCTGCGGCGAGTTGCAGTCGGAGCAGAAACCGGTGCTGGCACAGGGGGTGGAAAGGTTCAGGCGCTTGGCGTTGGGCGGGGCGGCAAAGGTCTTGATCCTTTGCATCGCTTCTTCCACGCCGCCGTCCACCAGCTTGTTCCGCCCTACGACCACGATCACCTTCTGCGGCCCGTAGAACATGGCGGCGGCCCTGTTGCCGTTGCCGTCGACGTTCACCAGTATCCCGGAGAGGGTCACGGCGTTGCTACCGGTGAGAAAGAGGTCGCAGGTCAGCTGCTTCTTGGTGATCGCCAGCCTTTCCTCCGGTGCAAGGTCGGGGGCGCCGTGGTTCAGGATTTCCTTCCCCATTCCCTTCAGCTTGTCCGCCAACTTCAGGTCGGCTACCGACAGCGATCCGCCGAACCCGACGCTCTGCGCAGCTTGCGCCTCGTTAAGGATGTAGTGGAACACTTCCTGGCTATCATGGCAGTAAAGGGCTTCGAAACCGTTCTTCTTCAGGTTTTCCACCGCCTTGTTGCATTTATGGCCGTAGCTCCAATCGTTCAATTCTTCGGTGTTGCTCATTCTCTACCTCCGTTTATCTCGTCTTTCTTAAATACGCCAACACCCAGCGTCACAAGTCCCCCCTCCCCTCGCGGGTGGGGTTAGGGGGTGGGGGCAGGTGCCGACCTTCACGATACTGGCAAGTTCACCCACCCCCCTGCCCCCTCCCGTCCAGGGAGGGGGAGAGCTGGGAAGGGCTTGATTTGATTGGTGAAAGTCCGCTACCGCTTCGCCACAATCTGCTGCTCGTAGGGCCAGACCTCGCCTACGTAGCCGATCAGCTGCTCCATGCGCGCCTTGAAGCCGAGACGCCACTCGTCCTGCTCGGGGAAGTGTCGCTTCTCGCGAACGCTGTCGCAAAGCTCCTTCCCCAGGGTACGTGCCTTCTGGAACAGGGCGTCCTGATCCGGAAACACTCGGTGCCCCGCGCCGGGGGAACCGATGCTCCCTACACTCTGCGCCCCCATGGCGTTGACGATCTTCTGCATGTACTCCAGCACGTCCTCGTCACCGCCCCCGCCGGAGGTCTCCACCAGCGCCGCGTACTTTCCTTCCAGAGCGGTCAGGTGGATGAGCCCGTTGCAGCGATCCAGAAACGCCTTCAACTGCGCGGTGATGCTGAGGAGATAATTCGGGGTGGCCAGAATGAAGGCGTCGGCGGCGACTAGCTTCTGCTTGATCTCCTCGAACTCGTCCTTCACCGGACAGGTGCCGACCTTGTGGCAGACGTCGCAGGCGACACAGGGTTTGACCGGCGTCTGGGCCAGCGTCACGATCTCTATGTCCGCGCCCGCCTGGACGGCTCCCGCCATTACCTCTTCCAAAAGACGCCCCGTAGTGCCGTTCATGCCCCTGGGGCTACCGTTGATTGCCAGGATCTTCATGCGTTTTCTCCGTTTTTGTCTTTAATCTACCAGCAGGCTCTTGCCGCCCATCTCCGAGGGCTGCTGGAGACCGAGCAATTCCAGCATGGTCGGAGCCAGGTCCGCCAACACCCCTTTCCTGAGCTTTGCCCCCTTGCGGGAATCGTCCACCAGAACCACCGGAGCCATCTCGCAGGTGTGCGCCGTGTGCGGCCCGCCCTGTTCGTCCTTCATCATCTCGGCGTTGCCGTGGTCGGCGGTGATAAGGGCGATGCCACCCTTTTCCCGCACCTTCGCCACCAACTTCCCGACGCATTCGTCGACCGCCTCGACCGCCTTCACCGCCGCGGGGAGGATACCGGTATGCCCTACCATGTCGGCGTTGGCGAAGTTGAGAATGACCACGTCGTACTTGTCCTCGTCGAGCCGCTTCAGGAGTTCCTCGGTCACGAGGTAGGCGCTCATCTCGGGCTTCTGGTCGTAGGTGGCGACTTCCTTCGGCGAAGGGATCAGGGCGCGGTCCTCGCCGGGAAAGGGGTTCTCCCTGCCGCCGTTGAAGAAGAAGGTGACGTGCGCGTACTTCTCGGTCTCGGCGATCCTCAACTGGGTGAGCCCGGCGTTGCTGATCACCTCGGGGAAGATATTGACCAGTTCCTCGTTTCCGAAGGCGACCGGAAGACCAAAGGTCTCGTCGTAGCTGGTCATGCAGACGTAGGAGGCGAGCTTAGGCCATTCCTCCCTTTTGAACCCGTCGAAGCCGGGGTCGGTGAAGGCGCGGGTGATCTCGCGGGCGCGGTCGGAGCGGAAGTTGAAGAAGATGAAGCCGTCCCCGTCGCCGAGCCTCCCCACCGGTGCGCCCCCTTGCATGATGACGCTGGGAAGCACAAACTCGTCGTTGACCCCGCCTTGGTAGCTTTGCTCTATGGCCGCGGCGGCGGACGGGTACGGTTTCCCCACCCCCGACACGATGGCGCGATAGGCCTGCTCCACCCGATCCCAGCGGTTGTCGCGGTCCATGGCGTAGTAGCGCCCGATCACCGTGGCGATCTTGCCGAAGGAAAAGCGCGCCATCTCCGCCTCAAGCCGCTTAAGGTAATCGATGCCGCTCTGAGGAGGGGTGTCGCGGCCGTCCAAAAGGCAGTGGACGAAGACCTCGCGCACGCCGTTTCGCTTCGCCATGTCGATCAGCGCGTAGAGGTGGGTGTCGTGGGAGTGCACGCCGCCGTCTGAAAGAAGCCCCGCCAGGTGCAGCCTGCCGCTTCCCTGCACCGCCTTCTTCATGCAGTCCAGAAGGACCGGGTTATGGAAAAAGTCACCGTCGTCGATGGACTTGCTGATCCGGGTCAGGTCCTGGTACACCACGCGCCCCGCGCCGATGTTGGTGTGCCCCACC
Proteins encoded in this region:
- the gpmI gene encoding 2,3-bisphosphoglycerate-independent phosphoglycerate mutase; the protein is MPKKPLLLMILDGWGINSDTESNAIAQAKTPNMTRLTAEYPSGTIDGSGMSVGLPAGQMGNSEVGHTNIGAGRVVYQDLTRISKSIDDGDFFHNPVLLDCMKKAVQGSGRLHLAGLLSDGGVHSHDTHLYALIDMAKRNGVREVFVHCLLDGRDTPPQSGIDYLKRLEAEMARFSFGKIATVIGRYYAMDRDNRWDRVEQAYRAIVSGVGKPYPSAAAAIEQSYQGGVNDEFVLPSVIMQGGAPVGRLGDGDGFIFFNFRSDRAREITRAFTDPGFDGFKREEWPKLASYVCMTSYDETFGLPVAFGNEELVNIFPEVISNAGLTQLRIAETEKYAHVTFFFNGGRENPFPGEDRALIPSPKEVATYDQKPEMSAYLVTEELLKRLDEDKYDVVILNFANADMVGHTGILPAAVKAVEAVDECVGKLVAKVREKGGIALITADHGNAEMMKDEQGGPHTAHTCEMAPVVLVDDSRKGAKLRKGVLADLAPTMLELLGLQQPSEMGGKSLLVD